One Cucurbita pepo subsp. pepo cultivar mu-cu-16 chromosome LG11, ASM280686v2, whole genome shotgun sequence DNA window includes the following coding sequences:
- the LOC111805816 gene encoding 4-coumarate--CoA ligase 2-like — protein sequence MDSQLTNAQDFIFRSKLPDIYIPNHLPLHTYCFQHLSQFHHRPCLINAATGQIHTYAAVDLAARRVATGLSKIGVGQGDVIMLLLQNSPEFVFAFLGASYAGAISTTANPLYKPAEIKKQAATARPKVIITQAEFVEKVREFALENGVKIICTDSPPVGCLRFSEILEADENEIPAVKINSNDVVALPFSSGTTGVPKGVMLTHKSLVTSIAQQVDGENPNVDLNSNDVLICLLPLFHIYSLNSVLLCGLRVGAAILILQKYDMSSLLRLIQTHKATIAPFVPPIVLDFAKNPDIHRYDLSSIRIVMSGAAPMGKALEDTVKARLPNATLGQGYGMTEAGPVLSMCLGFAKEPFEFKSGACGTVVRNAEMKIIHPETGVSLPRNHPGEICIRGSQIMKGYLNNKEATEKTIDKNGWLHTGDLGFIDDDDEIFIVDRLKELIKYKGYQVAPAELEALLTSNPNVSSAAVVPMEDEAAGEIPAAFVVRTEGSKISEDDIKKYISDQVIYYKKIRKVLFVDSIPVAPSGKILRKVLKAQLESGAF from the exons AATCAACGCCGCCACCGGCCAAATCCACACCTACGCCGCCGTCGACCTAGCCGCCAGACGCGTCGCTACCGGTCTAAGCAAGATCGGTGTCGGACAAGGCGATGTCATAATGCTTCTACTACAGAACAGCCCTGAATTCGTCTTCGCCTTCCTTGGCGCGTCCTATGCCGGCGCCATTAGCACCACCGCAAACCCATTATACAAGCCGGCGGAAATCAAGAAACAGGCGGCCACGGCGAGGCCGAAGGTTATAATTACGCAGGCGGAATTTGTGGAGAAAGTTCGGGAATTTGCATTGGAAAATGGGGTGAAAATTATATGTACGGATTCCCCGCCGGTGGGTTGCCTGAGATTCTCCGAGATCTTAGAGGccgatgaaaatgaaattccGGCCGTGAAAATTAACTCCAACGATGTCGTTGCTCTTCCGTTCTCGTCCGGAACCACCGGAGTTCCTAAAGGCGTTATGCTCACACACAAATCTCTCGTTACAAGCATCGCTCAACAA GTGGACGGAGAGAATCCAAATGTGGATTTAAACAGCAACGACGTGCTTATATGTCTTCTTCCATTATTCCATATCTACTCTCTCAATTCCGTTCTCCTCTGCGGACTACGTGTCGGCGCGGCCATTCTCATCCTCCAAAAATACGACATGTCGTCTCTTCTCCGCCTAATTCAGACCCACAAAGCCACTATAGCCCCCTTCGTCCCTCCCATCGTCTTGGACTTCGCCAAAAACCCCGACATCCACCGTTACGACTTGTCGTCCATCAGAATCGTCATGTCGGGTGCTGCCCCCATGGGCAAGGCCCTGGAAGACACTGTCAAGGCCCGACTCCCCAACGCCACGCTTGGACAg GGATATGGGATGACGGAGGCCGGTCCGGTTCTGTCGATGTGTCTGGGTTTCGCAAAGGAGCCGTTCGAGTTTAAATCAGGTGCGTGCGGGACCGTCGTAAGGAACGCTGAGATGAAGATCATACACCCTGAAACTGGTGTATCTTTGCCACGTAATCACCCTGGTGAGATCTGCATACGTGGCTCCCAGATCATGAAAG GTTACCTTAATAACAAAGAAGCCACAGAGAAGACTATAGACAAGAATGGGTGGCTCCACACTGGAGACTTGGGGTTCatcgacgacgacgacgagaTCTTCATCGTCGATCGACTGAAGGAACTGATCAAATACAAAGGATATCAAGTGGCCCCAGCTGAGCTTGAAGCTCTCTTGACTTCAAACCCTAATGTTTCTTCTGCTGCTGTCGTACC AATGGAAGATGAAGCAGCTGGAGAGATTCCGGCTGCATTTGTTGTTAGAACTGAAGGCTCCAAGATTAGTGAGGATGACATCAAGAAGTATATTTCTGATCAG GTTATATACTACAAGAAAATCAGGAAGGTTTTGTTTGTGGACTCAATTCCAGTTGCTCCTTCAGGCAAGATCTTGAGGAAAGTGTTAAAAGCTCAATTGGAGAGTGGTGCCTTTTAA
- the LOC111804981 gene encoding CASP-like protein 2C1 isoform X1: MGFGDARTEWILRLCAIVCLVLTVFLMGFDKETTQIFGVDKTASFRSLGALKVIMYVDSIAAAYNILQLSKCWISAHPKPPFQLQTHFHLHLFWLSFSIDQAVAYLTFAANTAGMEAAFVAVRGNQEFQWMKLCNRFHRYCYQAAGAFLCGYAAVLTMLLISFLSAFNLFRHYSPNHFLRLKSNN, translated from the exons ATGGGGTTTGGGGATGCAAGAACTGAATGGATACTCAGATTGTGTGCCATTGTTTGCTTGGTTTTGACAGTTTTCTTGATGGGTTTTGACAAGGAAACCACACAGATCTTTGGAGTGGACAAGACAGCCTCTTTCAGAAGTTTGGGTGCTCTCAA AGTGATCATGTATGTGGACTCCATCGCAGCTGCTTACAACATTCTTCAACTCTCCAAATGTTGGATTTCAGCTCACCCAAAACCTCCCTTCCAATTACAAACTCACTTTCACTTACACCTATTTTGGCTTTCCTTCTCCATCGATCAG GCGGTTGCTTACCTAACATTTGCGGCGAACACGGCGGGGATGGAGGCGGCGTTTGTGGCGGTGAGGGGCAACCAGGAGTTCCAATGGATGAAGCTGTGCAACAGATTCCACAGATATTGCTACCAAGCTGCCGGAGCTTTCCTTTGTGGCTATGCAGCTGTCCTTACCATGCTTCTCATCTCCTTCCTCTCTGCTTTCAACTTGTTTAGGCATTATTCACCAAACCATTTCCTGCGCCTCAAATCCAACAACTGa
- the LOC111804981 gene encoding uncharacterized protein LOC111804981 isoform X2, with product MGFGDARTEWILRLCAIVCLVLTVFLMGFDKETTQIFGVDKTASFRSLGALNCLQHSSTLQMLDFSSPKTSLPITNSLSLTPILAFLLHRSGGCLPNICGEHGGDGGGVCGGEGQPGVPMDEAVQQIPQILLPSCRSFPLWLCSCPYHASHLLPLCFQLV from the exons ATGGGGTTTGGGGATGCAAGAACTGAATGGATACTCAGATTGTGTGCCATTGTTTGCTTGGTTTTGACAGTTTTCTTGATGGGTTTTGACAAGGAAACCACACAGATCTTTGGAGTGGACAAGACAGCCTCTTTCAGAAGTTTGGGTGCTCTCAA CTGCTTACAACATTCTTCAACTCTCCAAATGTTGGATTTCAGCTCACCCAAAACCTCCCTTCCAATTACAAACTCACTTTCACTTACACCTATTTTGGCTTTCCTTCTCCATCGATCAG GCGGTTGCTTACCTAACATTTGCGGCGAACACGGCGGGGATGGAGGCGGCGTTTGTGGCGGTGAGGGGCAACCAGGAGTTCCAATGGATGAAGCTGTGCAACAGATTCCACAGATATTGCTACCAAGCTGCCGGAGCTTTCCTTTGTGGCTATGCAGCTGTCCTTACCATGCTTCTCATCTCCTTCCTCTCTGCTTTCAACTTGTTTAG
- the LOC111804979 gene encoding xyloglucan endotransglucosylase/hydrolase protein 22-like, with protein sequence MKLLFICAVFCSIHVSLANDLFKFIDISWGDGRGQMLNNNELLMLGLDKGSGSGFQSKNEYLFAKVQMHIKLVPGNSAGTVTTFFLTSKGEYHDEIDFEFLGNTSGNPYILHTNVFSQGVGNREMQFYLWFDPTADFHTYTIFWNTQHIVFYVDEIPIREFKNFEHKGVPFPQYQAMRLHSSLWEADDWATRGGLEKIDWSEAPFRAYYKNFSEDGCFWFNGYSSCTPNSNSWMWSNLDYEYAKKSQMKWAQDNYMIYNYCQDTKRFPQGFPLECYLNTY encoded by the exons ATGAAGCTTCTGTTTATTTGTGCTGTGTTCTGTTCTATTCATGTGTCGTTGGCCAATGActtgttcaaatttattgatatCAGTTGGGGCGATGGGCGAGGTCAGATGCTTAACAATAACGAGCTTCTAATGCTTGGCTTGGACAAAGGCTCTGGCTCTGGCTTTCAGTCCAAGAATGAATACTTATTTGCTAAGGTTCAAATGCATATCAAACTCGTCCCTGGTAACTCTGCTGGCACCGTCACTACCTTCTTT TTAACTTCAAAAGGAGAGTACCACGATGAGATAGATTTCGAATTTCTTGGAAACACAAGTGGAAATCCTTACATCCTTCATACCAATGTGTTTAGCCAAGGAGTTGGCAACAGAGAGATGCAATTCTACCTTTGGTTTGACCCGACTGCTGATTTCCATACCTACACCATCTTCTGGAATACCCAACACATTGT TTTCTACGTAGACGAGATTCCTATAAGAGAATTCAAGAACTTTGAACATAAAGGAGTGCCATTCCCACAATACCAAGCCATGAGATTGCATTCAAGTCTATGGGAAGCTGATGATTGGGCCACAAGAGGTGGTCTTGAGAAGATAGATTGGAGTGAAGCCCCATTCAGAGCTTATTACAAGAACTTCAGTGAAGATGGCTGCTTTTGGTTCAATGGATACTCATCTTGCACTCCCAATTCAAATTCATGGATGTGGAGCAATCTTGATTATGAATATGCAAAGAAGAGCCAAATGAAATGGGCACAAGATAACTACATGATCTACAATTATTGTCAAGACACAAAGAGGTTCCCACAAGGCTTCCCTCTTGAATGCTACCTCAACACCTACTAG